In Prescottella soli, a genomic segment contains:
- a CDS encoding DUF6630 family protein — protein sequence MAYFLAPAEPGFVLDADDADDVVDSLIQDGVLLSVDWSGEEWPGQISQFVAGRVEAFGKDRAVVAAAESAAREAAGADLERGEHVPAILRAVDDALARAGLALGELRCGDDTYRVGVMRRTAESSLAWGLDRPSPDLLFRQVSRQRHTDQLKIAAVCFAGALINAALVPVALLIFAIVPPLGVILLAITTALAPVLLCTSIGFLVCWALLTRNTKAL from the coding sequence ATGGCGTACTTTCTTGCGCCGGCTGAGCCGGGGTTCGTACTCGATGCGGACGATGCGGACGATGTGGTGGATTCGTTGATCCAGGACGGGGTTCTCTTGTCGGTCGACTGGTCCGGTGAGGAATGGCCCGGACAGATATCGCAGTTCGTGGCGGGTCGGGTGGAAGCCTTCGGGAAGGACCGCGCGGTTGTCGCTGCCGCCGAGTCCGCAGCCAGGGAAGCGGCCGGGGCTGACCTCGAGCGCGGTGAACACGTGCCGGCGATCCTGCGCGCAGTGGATGATGCCCTGGCCCGTGCGGGGTTGGCGCTCGGCGAACTGCGGTGCGGCGACGACACCTATCGTGTCGGCGTCATGCGTCGCACGGCGGAGTCGAGTCTGGCGTGGGGCCTGGATCGGCCTTCGCCGGATTTGCTCTTCCGGCAAGTGTCCAGGCAACGACACACAGACCAGCTCAAGATCGCTGCCGTCTGCTTCGCCGGGGCACTCATCAACGCCGCCCTGGTACCTGTCGCGCTACTGATCTTCGCGATTGTGCCGCCCCTCGGCGTCATCCTGCTCGCCATCACCACCGCACTCGCACCGGTCCTGCTCTGCACCTCCATCGGGTTCCTCGTCTGCTGGGCCCTGCTCACCCGAAACACCAAGGCGTTGTAG